A window of Cryptomeria japonica chromosome 3, Sugi_1.0, whole genome shotgun sequence contains these coding sequences:
- the LOC131078399 gene encoding G2/mitotic-specific cyclin-2 produces MSFAREVRGYAENRFDAKATYNKGLKMEGKGRRALSDISNVVGRNPQAVGAKKFAAIDRPVTRNYIATLANNQHLVQDTQHDKNIYEVEESVVVDMEDLNGPSAFQPEECNEVEMEDPFDPMVISNIDEDDGENQLAVTEYVQDIYTMYRERENLSCVPRDYMWEQTDINERMRGILIDWLIEVHLKFELMDETLFLTVNIIDRYLSRERVLRKHLQLVGVTAMLLACKYEEVSVPVVDDFVQISDKAYTREEVLQMEKSMLNALEFNMTVPTPYVFIRRFLKAAEFDKELETLSFFFIELCLVEYEMLRYPPSMVAAAVVYTAQCTLNRVPYWNRTMECHSGYSEVQLWECAKMIVDYHRKAGQGKLTCVHRKYSSSKYNCAARIEPALIIGEEILD; encoded by the exons ATGTCTTTCGCCAGG GAAGTGCGAGGGTATGCTGAGAATAGGTTTGACGCCAAGGCCACTTATAACAAAG GCCTTAAAATGGAAGGTAAAGGGCGAAGGGCCCTTTCTGATATTAGCAATGTTGTTGGAAG AAATCCTCAAGCAGTTGGTGCCAAGAAATTTGCTGCAATTGATCGCCCTGTGACCAG GAATTATATTGCTACATTGGCAAACAATCAGCATTTGGTACAG GATACTCAACATGATAAGAATATATATGAAGTTGAAGAGTCTGTGGTTGTTGATATGGAAGATCTGAATGGCCCTTCTGCATTTCAACCCGAG GAATGCAATGAAGTGGAAATGGAAGATCCATTTGATCCAATGGTAATTTCAAATATTGATGAGGACGATGGTGAAAACCAATTAGCCGTTACAGAATATGTACAAGACATTTATACTATGTATAGAGAAAGGGAG AACCTTAGTTGTGTTCCCCGAGATTATATGTGGGAACAAACAGATATAAATGAGAGAATGAGGGGCATTCTGATTGATTGGCTCATTGAG GTACATTTGAAGTTTGAACTCATGGACGAAACATTGTTCTTGACAGTCAACATCATTGATAGATACCTCTCAAGAGAAAGGGTACTAAGAAAGCATTTACAGCTTGTGGGGGTTACTGCTATGCTTTTGGCCTGCAAGTATGAGGAGGTCTCTGTTCCTGTAGTAGACGATTTTGTCCAAATTTCAGACAAAGCCTATACCAGAGAAGAAGTTTTACAAATG GAGAAATCAATGCTCAATGCATTGGAATTCAATATGACAGTACCAACCCCTTATGTTTTCATCAGGAGATTTCTTAAGGCAGCTGAATTTGATAAAGAG TTGGAGACATTGTCCTTCTTCTTCATTGAGCTCTGTCTAGTTGAGTATGAAATGTTGAGGTACCCACCATCAATGGTAGCAGCTGCAGTTGTGTACACAGCACAATGTACACTGAACAGAGTTCCTTATTGGAACAGGACCATGGAATGTCATAGTGGCTACTCAGAAGTGCAACTTTG GGAATGTGCAAAGATGATTGTGGATTACCATCGCAAGGCAGGGCAGGGGAAGCTGACATGTGTTCACAGGAAATATTCATCTTCCAAATATAATTGTGCAGCAAGGATAGAACCGGCTCTCATCATTGGAGAGGAGATTCTAGACTAG